The Procambarus clarkii isolate CNS0578487 chromosome 91, FALCON_Pclarkii_2.0, whole genome shotgun sequence region aaagtgaggataatgctggtattcactgtcacgcaggacagaggatcATGCATAAGACAATAAGTCTAAATCGGTGCACAGTGCGTTGTTCTAAAGGCAGTGTAGCCTGGGTACGATATAGGTCAATACAGATATAAAACTGTTTCtccattgtatttttttttttacttaaaacCTAGCTTATCAATCATAAACACATCTATCCTAACATGACAATATATAagctttaaacaaatataaatcatATCTCGATTTATATTTGTGTACGATTTGATCCTACCTTCTCCAGAACACCCAGGTAGGCGGAACCTGAAACTTACACTTATCATGTTTATACTTGGTATTGTACCGAGGTGTTGCGTCCATGCAGCTTCCAGAGAGTAGGTAGGATACCAAAAGGTGTATCtcggcttctcggtgtatatacactaagtTTACATTAGTTGTGGACTATGTCCAGGATGAAATTATACGTGCTGGTGGGTCAGTAATAACATGTAGGCATTAATAACTCTTACCCAGGTTGGTAAGCCTGATTTATGCCTTAAGCATAAATCCCAAGTCAAAACTCTTATGAAAAGAAAGAAAATTAAATTGACATTTTATACAGTTACACAGAACAAAGGGGAACcacaattaaaaaacaaaaatgaaTATAAGAGCTTAACAGGTGGATATTGATAGGGATTTAAAACTCTAAGCCTAAATTAGAACGCAAAACAATTGCTTCAAATTGGACATGTTGAAATTTAGACAAGAAAGAGAACAACACTTAGATATTGAGTTACAGATTTGCAGACCTGTGTAATAAACTGGCGAATAACATGTTTCAACAGGAATGTTTGAATCACAGGTTGCATAAGTGATTTAATGGTTGTAGTTGAAGACAAATATTAGCATGGTATCAACTTATCTTTTGGATATCACTTCAGCATTATGTTCTAATGCAATTAGTGCTGGTTAAAACGTGTTTTGATctcttacgtgaaataaacagctCCATagtaatgataataataacatTTGTATTGATAAGTGTATTAACAATTATCATGACATGGCAACAAACGTCATGATATAACAGCAAGCATAGTGAATCACCACAtagttttcattattattatgtagTTGATCCAAATGACAGTGATAATGCTCTCCAGTATTGATCTTCGTGAGCGGTAATGAGAGGTGTGACCGTCCGCAGGTGGGAGCTGCAGGAGACGTCACCTGAAGAGGGCTGGCGGGAGAACTACCAGCACATCCGCTGGACGCCCCTACGCTCCGGCATGCTGGCCGACCTCTACCTCAACTCTCCCATCTCCATGCAGTGTAACAAGTAGGTCCCGGCCCTCTTGCACCTTCAGTGCCGCCGTCTGATGATAGTTACAGTGGGAGGAGATGGAACGATGGTTccatctccctcccctccccaaggGGGGAGGGAGATGGTCAGCTTATGCTGAGTGGTTGAAACCTCGGAATCATTTATTATTTTACGGTACTAAATTTTTATTTATGTACAGTAGTTTACGAAGATACTCTTAAAGACACAAAGAATATTATAAAATTCCCCATACCTGTGTAAAATTGGCATTCTTCAAATTGGCATTCCATAGGTTAGGATACGTGAATAGGCTTGCTAACTTACCACTGAAAGCATGTATTTGAAATGTAAGGCATTGGTACAGCCTCCTTAAATTGCCCATAAGTACCATCGTACAGCATATACCAGCACGGTCTTGTAAGATAAGTGAAACAAGATTATAGCTTAAGAGCGAAGATTTTGGGCAGATATCTACTTAAATAGCTTGGCTGGAAGTTCGAACCCAAatcagtgttctttatatgtataattgtttagGTACCACATTTGATAACACTCGTTGGGTGGGGGAACTCTTCATCCCCGAGAAGTGAATATACGGCACATGGGGAATGCTCCCACGGATGTATATGAACTTGTATATTGTCTCCTACCACCTCTCAATTATTTTAAGAAAGCAGCAAATGTGTGAGCATGAGTatgatttaatatatatatttatatatatatgttgtatatgtatatatatatatatatatatatatatatatatatatatatatatatatatatatatatatataaaatttatacaGCTTCAATTATATTGCACATGGCATACTGTGACAATAATTCACGTCTTTCCCTAGTAATCATAAGCTATTAGCGAGAAGTACTGGGATGAAACCCACGGCTGCAGAGGTACCTAGATTCTCATACCACATAAGTATTTCCTTCATGTTAGTGTACCGTATAGTTACGAGTAATTACGCCCCGCAGGTCATCAGGTGCGCGGTTCCCCGGCTACTGGGAGAACATTCCgatccccctccctctccaccccctcccgGAGAATCAGAGAAAATGTAaccagagcaggaagatcatcagAGAAAACGATGATTTGGAGGGAGACTCCTTTTTAAAATAAACTTTCCCGGATCATCAGGAAAAAAAAGAGACAAGAGCAAGATGGTTAGAGAAAACAATGTCGTGGAGGGACGCACCTTTTTACAATTATATATCCCCATAGTATGTTTATGTCGTGGAAAAGTGTTTAGTCTTAGTGTGTGTTTTTAGTAGATTATGTAATTAGGGTGATTAGGGTGAGTTATAAAGTTTATTTGTTTAAGGTCAGTCCATTTCATTTGATGAATTCATTGAATTATTAAGCACTATATCAAGTATCTGATGCAATTTAGGAAATAAGAACATAATTGTTGTAGTCCCTCATAGGTCACCAATATATTCTCCAAATAATGGAATCGCTAGCTGTCTTAGTGTCAGGAGTAATGGGGAAACCTTTGACAAATCGCTGGCTTCCTGCTCCCGTTCATGTCACTAGAGATGGaggtcctcaggtaaattcagataaGCCACTTTAAATTTATTGGAACCTTGTTAATTCCATTCTACCCTGATGGTGTTGATAAAGCAgcgagataaataaagggctagaaCAGTGGTCCCCAACCTTTTTGGACTCGCGGCTTTATTTTCTAATACTCAAATGATCTGTGACCACACTTTCATAATTGAAAAAAATTGTCTAATCAGGATACTCATCACTTGCTAATTCGCGATTGATTCACATATGCTAGTATTCAGGATTTGGGTTCTGCGACCCACCAGAAAACATACCCACTTGTTGGGAACCACTGCACTAGAGGATTAGCAACAGTATTTCCGAGCTGTCAGAAGTGACTTATCAGCTGGTATCCAACCATCACAGAAGATTATTGATGTTCTGGTGTCATAATGTTGTATGGAGAGGGAATATATTTACTAAAATGAGAAATCTGCTTATTTCCCTTGGACGATATTTGGTGTATTACAATTAAAGTTTCAGCAAGTGTATTGACTCACAACCCAAAGGTCCAAGGTTCGATTCCCACGGCAGCACAAGAAACGTTAGCTTTCACCTGATTCCTCTGCTAAACTAAAAGTAAATTGGtgtccgggagttaggcaactgttgtggattgCGTCCTGGGGAATGTCAGTATTTGGCCGAGAGGGACCTCGATAAGCTTAACAGGCTTTCTGTCTCAGACAACGAAAATCAACCGTATACATACACGCCATCAACGTATTTTGAGACAGCCTGGAAAACGAACCTTGACCAAATAGTATGAGCTTCTGACTAGTGTGGATGATGTAGCTGGTTCTGGCTGAGAGCACAAGAGATAGAGAAACAAaggtaaggcaattatgaggagaaagtgccGAGTCAGCATGACTATATAGCAATTGGAAGGgaaatgtggacaaggagctaggataggacagaaggaatggtgcccaactacttggaccatCTGGAATCGAgctccgacctgcaagaagcgaggtctTCACTGTACCGGCGTGCAGTGATTGGAGAGAAGTAAATATTCAGAATAGTGTGTTGGCGGTTCTTCGCTTTAAATGGATTTGAGATTTTAGAGAGAACCCTCACAtatgttcaagaaaatatttAAAGTATTGAATTCATAATGACATAATTCCAGAaatcttggcctcatatcccaagtTTGTCTACGAAAGGTAGTACGTGTATGTGACTAGGCTTTTCACCCCTGCCTCTTCACCGGTTGGGCATGGGGGTGCATATTAGCTCTAAAAATCATTGAAATTCAATACCTGACCACATTATATGGCTCCTTTCTACTCACAAGATGGATCTGGAAGCCTTACTAAACTCTTTATCTGGAAAGAACAGAATATCATGTTAAGGAAGCACATCAACTGAATTATTTTCGTGTTTTTGTTTGTCAAATAACACTCGTTACTGTCAAGGTTTTCGTTGCTGGAACCAAACATGACATTCAATGCTTTATCATCATAATCATCTCAAATCTTATGgagatttatttatattttgttgAAGCTGATAAATCTATTTTAACCCTTTTGTTGTGCCTTACTACAACAAATTCCTAATACTGTACGTTGGATGACGTTAATTTTCATGGATTTTCCGAGGCAAATGACGTCGCACTAGTGTAGCTAATATTGTCGAGATCCTACTTATTACTACAGTATGTATagttggaaaacaatgaatttgaTGTCATTTGGATCTCCATATTGGAAGTCGCAGCGTACAGTTGCAGAGCATGAGAATAAAGGCATCTGCAGGTCCCTTTTTTCTAGCACAGACCTACGAGGCAGCATAAAGCATATCGTAGTGCAACCcgatctcgcactttcttatagtcaatattgacttattaaatacgtgcatatgtgacatactaatttattgtgaatattttagtttaccttgaaaagcttcatagaaaacaccgaccttacctaaccttcttagtatgttaagataagaatcttattgctttgtaattacaattattacttaacctatacctataattggttaagtaatagtatgtcatatatgcacttatttaataaatcaatattgacttaaagaaagttcgagaacgggttgcgtggtGGGTGGGTTAAGCGCGCACACCTCGAGTGACCCAGGATGCGGGTTTGACCCCGCCGTCCGGCCCCACGTACTTGTTCCTATATATATGTGACGTTATTGTGGCATTGTGTAtcatacctacctacctacctaccttgaggtgcttccggggcttagtgtccccgcggcccggtcgttcaTTCATACATGTCCGATCCTTGGCTTGAAACAGTCCACTGTTCCCTGATGTGATACCTGAAAACTatagttccataaatcaacaaccttaTTGTTTTATGGAACTGGAACTCCATAAATATACGCTTGTTTTATTGGTAAAACAAACTACAGTATATGTTTTTTACAAATAACTGTGGTATATGCTTATATTCTATTTACTATTTACTTTTTTTTTCATTATAGACTTCTCCATGAAACATTTTGGACatgaatatacggtatacattatATACTAATGACAAAATTCGAATTAAGATGAATATCATACTTGAAATATGATATACGGGGTAATGCAAAACgagtatatacacatatacatatttacAGCCTAGCTACTGATGAAGGTCTGGCGGTTGAAAACGCGTTTTAGCAGTCTTTATTTTTCAGCGTACTGAAAATTGTATATTGTTTTCAGCGTATTTATTGTGCTGGTCTGCTTCCAAATACAAAAGTTGAATTTGAATGTTAAAACCCGTATTTGAAGATGTCAATATTCCTCATTTAAAAGTGGAGAAAACATCCCATAGAGTTTAATAATTACATTTCGGTTTTGAGGTAAAGATGGTTTGCCCTTAATAATTTTACCTCCACCTCTctcgtgtgtatgtatgtgttattACGCGTTAGTGTGAATCCTGTATTTTAACTACTACTATTTCCTCACTGCTggtagtggtacaaggactggtgCAGCTCCTGCTGGCGAATTAATATACCCCATGGCAATGGTACATCTGTATGTACCATAATGGTTGTACAACAAGAAAATCATTAAATTCAAACGGTGTGAGATGTTTTAGTATGTTTCGAGTCTGACCCCAAGCTggtcttggggagtagaaaacccACACCCTTTCTAGGTGTGTTATTTGATTTCTGTCTGggtaaaaatgttttttttttttcaaatctttTAACTTTATTTACAAACGAAATTTACAAGTTCAAATAAATGTAATCATTTTaatacactgtacagtatttacaaaatTGCACAAAAATCTCACAAAATAGTTGTATAAAAAattacaagtaacattaaatagtAAATAACTTGTCATTTAATGCACAGGAGTGACTAGAGGCAAATCAATATTCTACCGACACATACTAGGAGAACGGTGTTCTAAACCCCCACTTGAACCCCTGGAGCCTTCCCTATAAGAACTTGGGGGTCCAAGTAAATAGCTGTGCAACACTGAATTCACAGGCTGCTGTAATACTGATCAAGATTTAACTGAAGTTGAAATACTTAAAAAGTCTTTCTTGAGTTTGTAAGAGTGTATAGAGACGTTGAGGACTTGTGGAATGTGTTCAGTAACTGTGTCACTGTGCCATTGCTCCTGTACGGTCGGTCTCTCCCAACCTCCTGTGTTCTTCCACTAAATTTGGCACTTCGTCTCATGCAGGTCCACATAGTCTATGTTTGTCCTGCATGTGGCACCTTCTCTCGTCAGCACGCACAGGATCTCTTGTGCTCTTTAACGTGGCTAGGATTTCACTGACattgcctcccacaccaccacagttcATATCTACTACAGTCCCAATAAGTGGCACTTTTACATTAACAATTGCCCATTTCCTCAGCTATGGGACATGTTAGCAGTCTTGTTATACACACATGATTCTGTATCTGTTGTTTAAATTAAAACACATTTGCAACTAATTTAACCACTGGACCTGATGTTCAACTCACAGCGTGGTCTCACTACAAGAATATCACATAGTAATTGAGTTGGGTAAAATCACTCTTGTGTAAAGTAGTAAGCTTAGTCagacatcattttttttttttacacttaaGGCACTTTTGGGCTTTAAaataagtgaaataaatgagcaaTGTGTTTTACAGTCTAGATTCAGTGTATTTCCAGCACACACTGCTACAACTGCTTCAATTATCCATAATGTATTTAAGCATATAACTATCATTAATAATGCCATTAGGTGTGACATAGTCAAACTCTTAAACGCAGtttacaccatggtcacattccgGATGCGTTTTTCCGAGGCGACGGAGGGAGTAGAGGAGTGTGGGTCGAGGGAGTTGGTGTCATATATATAAGGCTCTGGAGTGTATAGCACTTTGGGTTTGGGTGGGATGGGTGGTGGCACTTTGGTGGACCTCAGGGAGGAGTCGTAAGAGGGGTAAGCAGCATAGGCTGGAGGTCCATTGGATGATGGCAGCAGATCACATGACACAGAGAGGAAAGAATCAGATGGCTGAGAGCTTATGTAGGAACGTGTCTCAAGAGGTACAGGATATGCTTCATTTGGGAAGCCTTCAGCAGAAGTTGGGTAACCTTCAGTGGGAGTGGGATAGCCATCACTAGGGGTTGGGTAGTGGTCTGGGAAGCCAGAGTGGCGATACTGGTACTGGTTTGCATCTCCGTAGTAGTCCATGGCACCAGAAGATCCCCCATAACTCTTCTTGGTGGAGGCACTGTGGTCAGAGGTGTTATCTGAACGTGCTGACACACTTCCTCGCTTACTGTCTTGGTGGCTGCTGAGCAGCTGAGAGGCAGACCATGACTCTACAGGGCTGATATATTCCTTCTTCATACCATCTTTAGATGCCTCTTTTGTATCGGGAAAATCTGTACCTTTAGATGCAACAGTGACAGTGACACTATAAGCATCTGGAGCTTCATGGACCTTCTTAGCAGCAGCAGCTTTGCGGTGACGCCGATGAGCAGCAGTACAATAGCAAACAACTATTGTTACCACCACTATGAAGCCACCAATACACCCAAATACAACAGCCAACTGTCGATTATCAAGAGCAGCCAAAACTGGGGCCCCTGAACCCTCCTTGACTGCTGATGTGTTAGCAGGGGCAACAGGTGGTGCTAAAGATGGGGGAGATGGAGTAGTAGTGGGTGGAGCAGGTACATACACTGTAACGATGTTACTGAGGACAGCTGTGTTACCCTCCTCATCTACAGCATATAGTGTGAGGTAGGTGACTGTGTCATACTCCTGCCAGGTTATGGTGTGCTGCTGCACTGCAGGGGAGGCCAGCGGTGCAGGCCATCCTTCCAACAGAGTGCCACCACCTTCTGCCAAATCGTGTTGGTTCTGTGATGCCATCACAACATAGCGGTCAGCTGTTCCATAGTCCAAGTCGCCTCCTGGAGCTGTCCATGTAAAGCCCACCTGGTTGACAGTGTCTGGGAGGAGAGTGGCACGGAGGTCAACCACTCGGGATGGCGGAAGAGCATCACGGGCTGGCGGCATTCCCATAACATCCACTATGCCCAACCGCACGTGGCGCACAAACTCATTGCCTTCAATCTCGCCATGAACATGCACAGTCACACTGTATTTGCCTGCCACCAACCCTGGCACATACCGAGAGTACACACCATCACCTTGCGCCATGTCCGGACCTGGGAATGCAAAGCAAATAAATTTAGATATACAGTACTCTACCAATAAATCATGTACAAATATATTAAAgcctattatatataatatattttatatacaatTATGCAAATATGCTAAATATGGTATTAGAAACAGTACACACAAGAGTGGAAACTGACTTGTTAAACCATTGTCGAACAAGCTGACATCAAGCGGAGTGTGTTGTGTGCCATTGTTGGTGAAGCCGAGCCTGATGATTTTGGCAGTGACAGTGGCACCTTCCACTCCAGCCACCCCTGCCACTACTTCAGTGTAGAGAGCTAAAGGTCTCGAGATATCAGTGGCATTAACCAGTCCCATGGCATGACTTATCCAAGCCCTCGCATTAACGCGGGGTGTCTCagggcgtgggcgtgggcgtgagGTGACCTGCACATAGAGAGCCTGATGGGAGTCGGCACGATTTGCAACCTTATACCGCCATAGTCCAGGTGTGACCTGTGCTTCCACCAGCCGTACGGTAATCATGTTTATATTGGCATCTTCCTTCTGCATATTGGCTGTGTCAATGACTTGGCCTTGAGGACTCACTAGGTGAATCAGGTTACCAACATGAGTAACATCATAGTAAAAGATGGC contains the following coding sequences:
- the LOC123774003 gene encoding calcium-activated chloride channel regulator 1 gives rise to the protein MAFRNYKWLLWCVVVASVGLSTSASTVVLRDNGYLGVVVALEDNLSVSLCQELLQGLQEVVGSASTVVFSATRGRAHFRSVTVLVPPSWSPAACPLLATLQNATNETWEAADVRVTQERHPHHGPRPWTLHTRGCGQTGDYISIGHDLLMQNNTLVNGRLLAHEWLQYRYGVFGERGEVGSPVFPPHYRAPDASWRPNTCANVRIAANPSCDPNSLSCSFTPSQEENQGLTSSFMAFPELSTVTELCDEGSHDRDAPTRHNLLCSGKSAWEVMRASPDFQNNRNVEGGLSESELVVRYVRARPPRIILLIEDTNVMNVQKRWDFMRKAVRKLVTYDVPDGYSVGMVVFDSIAATKYPLTTLTDGATREKVGSSLPRNPSQEGEHKRCVMCGLREALQLLHHDGPGGHVVMVTGGGGSGTLRESEATEAMHMLADARVSLHVIIYPHTEKYPRPNAGLESLAIRSGGHTFIVPDEGIGADSKLGMYYNLLDSLYHTLSAVAGRSALPVKVHSAEHPGGRVPVSEGSFLVDPALGADTVFAIFYYDVTHVGNLIHLVSPQGQVIDTANMQKEDANINMITVRLVEAQVTPGLWRYKVANRADSHQALYVQVTSRPRPRPETPRVNARAWISHAMGLVNATDISRPLALYTEVVAGVAGVEGATVTAKIIRLGFTNNGTQHTPLDVSLFDNGLTSPDMAQGDGVYSRYVPGLVAGKYSVTVHVHGEIEGNEFVRHVRLGIVDVMGMPPARDALPPSRVVDLRATLLPDTVNQVGFTWTAPGGDLDYGTADRYVVMASQNQHDLAEGGGTLLEGWPAPLASPAVQQHTITWQEYDTVTYLTLYAVDEEGNTAVLSNIVTVYVPAPPTTTPSPPSLAPPVAPANTSAVKEGSGAPVLAALDNRQLAVVFGCIGGFIVVVTIVVCYCTAAHRRHRKAAAAKKVHEAPDAYSVTVTVASKGTDFPDTKEASKDGMKKEYISPVESWSASQLLSSHQDSKRGSVSARSDNTSDHSASTKKSYGGSSGAMDYYGDANQYQYRHSGFPDHYPTPSDGYPTPTEGYPTSAEGFPNEAYPVPLETRSYISSQPSDSFLSVSCDLLPSSNGPPAYAAYPSYDSSLRSTKVPPPIPPKPKVLYTPEPYIYDTNSLDPHSSTPSVASEKRIRNVTMV